Genomic DNA from Trypanosoma brucei brucei TREU927 chromosome 9, whole genome shotgun sequence:
tcacgggcacgcttacgagggaattgcaccaccacaacGGTAccttcctccgtcactatgcttttatgtttgaattttttgtgtagtgacagggaagagcgtgtaccgaagctcgcctcacacaggtcacattgaaacggcagcttccgtgtatcctgaggaGCTGGCACTGCTGGgacgctaccatctccttgcactgagtcctcgttttcttgcccccttttcacgtgGCAACTACCGttacctatgccatgtattgttctaaggtggtgtaatagtcggccttgcactgcgaatttggaggcacagatggtacaatgaagcaactgcggtctcatcgggactcgtgtgttcgatggtagaggaacgatcgccaccactggagggggctccggggggatatccactgcaggtgttgcatcgccgtatttgatcctccggagggcatcagctcgcacaaagccatgtttgtttaccatgtgcgttacagcactcgagcggcattggtatgtggcatcacattccgtacattttgtcggttcggaggttctctgaagagtgcgtgtcgcaacaggtggggccttttgtattgttggtcctatcgGTGCATGTTTctggttgcaccatcggcactgtggaggcacactcgggttgatctttcgcaacatccatccatagtgtcttgaagacccaacccgaaagcgtgccagtgccgtttcttcttccctcgtcagttcttctttatgttttgttggaaagtggttgcccgtgataccaaacctatgagtgttctcatggacttcttccgacctaagcactcgcttcgcataagcaatgatgttggggatccatgtgtctcgcaactgtggtaaatctgcggcctttttggccattttatcacaaacctcattccgtttcacgctacaatggccaaacacaaattgcagtcggatacgcactttccttctctgaacttgaagcagaagcctccatagtcgtctcagaattaGCTCTGTTACGGGTACGGGGCCtatctgcagtgctgttaacattgacagcgagtaagagaagatggacaacctgctcggtgtgcttctgtatgccagaaaccatttcagcagcctttgcagtcctatctctaatgctacgcattccgctctgtaactgcatgagagttcccctgctccggtcttgggtgcacaaatcagcgtgttgtttctatggAGCatggcagctgctccggacttctcaccgagggacacggatccatcagtccacaattcgtagtgctctcgtcgcgatggctccttccccctccgtgcaaaatgccgttcaatccacttttcgtaagcctcccttttaacatcgtcagggtcatcagcgcacacaggctttacctgcgtgtgaaatagcggtcggcagctgtggcggagcgtcgatgtctctagtgggtgctcgcgtggctcaatgtggaggtgggggtaggaccgcatgatgcgggaatgtaagactctgactgggtgtttgctgtggtatacttcctcggcactgcgccgcaaacatccgcctcgtgactcatacatcagcatgaatttcatacTGCCcacaagagtggccgtcttgagtggcaggaggtttgcttccagcagagagtcctctttgcgcgtcccatgcggtatgccggctatgatgcgactggccttgtgttgtgctgctgcaaggaggtcgcgacttcgtttcGAAGCGTctcagtaccatacctcactgccatacatggtgtgtgcctctacgagtgctagataaaaagctctcagtacttgtcgtcttggcccccatgtagaagttgagatggctgctatctgcagtagtcgaaagtccatcttgcgtctcgtttcggccgcatgtgttgccatcccttgcagacactggaatgttactcctagaagcttcggtgtcctgtcagctcctattctttcgccgttcagttgtaatgtaagggagtggcgctctatacacccgaagagtgtgcactttgttttcgctacgttgacatacatgaagtactcttttgaccactgtaacaccacgtttaggccgcattACAGCGTGTGGTtaatgacatccctctctgtgtgcctcgcaagtagcgtcaggtcgtctgcaaagaatccgtgctgcagcaacggcacttctgcaaggaactggctcaacgagttcatgacaataatgaacatgattgggccaaggacagttccttgtggcactcctcgctcaaatgttctgcttctagaaagcttctccttgaatctcactctgccagttcggttactcagaaatgatacgcaccacttcacaatgtggggtgataccttcattctgtgcaatTCTCTCacaattttgtcgtgttctactgtatcgaatgccttctcgtagtcgacgaatacagcacccgtacgagattggtgcgtgggacggcagagggaagcgcggacgtgcaggagttgttccagcgttgagcatccggggcgaaagcctgattgctgcggcgtcagctgggactcaacagtgtctctaagtctcgcggcaattatgcgttcCATGaatttgcagagacagctcgtgagcgtcacaggcctgtaagaatcgaggtcctccgccttttttccggccttcaggatggggatgataacaccggTCTTCCATgtaggcggcacgactcccgttcgtaggttctcattgaatagcatcagaacaacattcagcgctgctctaccgagatgttgcagtgcctcgttgtataagcaatcaggtccggctgcggatccactcggtagcagtttgatcgatctccgtagttcagccatcgtgatgggactgaactcactcgctattgtctttatgggtgcctgtgggtgtgagtcgatGTGCCTTCTTTctcgggacgagtacagtttactgaacctctcagcttgacggtagtccgtgatggccacgtaatcaacaagtacagccggtgtggttagtggtcgtggcgcatataccttcttgacaatgtgccaactgcagcggtctgacaccgcaagtctggagcatagcgtgctccatctcttctttgtggtacggtccaggatctgcttacgcgtgactaccaacttttcccttcggtgggatgttccgcatccagcgatctcttcatcgagtttcgcgagctcgggtgtccaatgtggtggcgttgctctgcagccacgggggacggaggccttcgtcgcaatgaggatggcggagctcaatttctgttccagggtgttgacgttcttctctctaccaattttcctgcagagctcgtcaaccttgagacggaaattactctagtcagcttttagccatgcgtacatgggctttcgaagccgcgggcaactcagtgcatctgtgtcctctccaacgataacgtcgaaaaatatgtgatggtgatcgctatcggaagaatacagcgatgtccacgtgtacactgtacaattccttgacagtgtcacatcaggggtggactccccatggtggcgcgcgtacctggtgcactcaccagtgttgcaaaccagaaactggttgtcaatgcaccactgtgtgagggtttcacccttggtatttgttgggctcgcgcgatcccatgccaacgcgtgtgcgttagcgtctgcaccgatgagctgggcaccgacagttgtcagaagcgtatctaggtcagttgccgtgaagatatattttggtgggatgtatgccgacgtgacagtcagcgccgttgcACGTgtaaggtgaattgttgcatgcacttgttcaatgcgaccaataacggccataccggtatcgactggtaggtcctccctcactagtattgatacaccacctcctttgcagttacgagctattccgtgatgttggtagccagcaacgctaaagcaagccgcctctccaggcgtcatccttgtctcgctcaacagacaaaaggcgatccgctcatcaacaagggttttgtggagtgctaatctctttccttgagatagcccggcgcagttccactgcatcccgcgcaacgacgggccgggattctcttccacatcaccggacatcAGAATCTtggtgcggatgatactgctgatggcacgctggcaaaTGCCCATGGActgacaaatgaaaaacggtgtcccagcaagacgctgctgatccctgtgctgtattaTGCCGTAGCAGGAGCGAAgcattgttccccatgaaaggaacgctgctggctcttggcttcccccgatgatacggggcactggaccctggcaccacgttgaggtggctgGCATCGCCTGAGTAAATAGTACAACAAAGATAGCAAAGAATGACCGCAAAAATCCcagtgtttgtggttgtagtAAAACTTATGTAACTCAAGTATCGTGTAGATTAATATTGAGTGACAAACTAAGCCATattaaaattattacaattgaaatgggaggtttgtataCTCATGCTAAGAGGCGTAGGTGGGTTATAAAATTTTTAGAAATACaaaatgcaagtgatgaggatattgtaataagTGTAGATGGGTCTGATGTTATAATTTCTGATGGGAATAAGAACGAGATTGTTGTGAACATTTTATACGAGAAACAACTCACAGTGGGAACAAATTTCATGAAGAAGATATTCACAGAAAGCACATAAACAGATGTTATTagttttttaatgttggacacagaaaagaagaggataagaAGTTACCTCACTTACTTAAATCATCTCCTGGTTGAAACACCTATCTTAGTGGTGGTCGTTTGATAGGGCGAGTATGGACatttaagaaatttgaatatgcttttagagagttactaaagggaagtgggGAGTGGTGGTCAGAGCAGAGTATTTACAAAGCATTGTTAATATGGAGTGCAattcaggaagaagctgttggacagagctttgttttgaagaggggaaagaatgTATTTGATTATAAGAAGATATTTCTTACTATAACAAATAGTGTCATATAGGAGCGGAAACATTGATACATTTTGCAGAGCAGCCAATTGCATGGGAACATAAAGCGGAACGGATTGTGGAAAAATTTACTTGGCACAGATAGTTTAAAAGGACGGTGTTTACAACTACTGAATCGAAAAATTCAAGAATATGCAGTATCTAGAGAGAAATGTGGTTTTAGCTATCGGGAAATTCGTGGTGAAAGTTTTTCATAAGTGGATCTGTTTAAAGTTATGAAGTTGTAAACATAAAAATGGACGGTAATGTTTACTTCCAAGCCCTTGCATTCTAACAGGCGAAACCTTTACCAAGGCAAAACTAACCATGTGAAGACCGCCTTTGTGTGCCGTTCTGCTTCATGGAGATACAACCTCTAAAGCGTAGGGGTCAAACACTTATACAAAATGAGGCAGCGGAGACAACTAGACTACAATGCAACACAACCTGCCTTAACACCTGCCCTGTTACTTATTGCTGATACACAAAAAGCTCCAAGCAAAGTAGAATCTGATGATCTATATAGTGCTCCTAGCGCTCTTTGCGTTACCCAAGGCAGTATCTCCAGCTGCCAACCAAAACGCAGCTGAGTACAGAGCTTTATGCGATTTAATAGCGCTCAAGGAGTCCATTTCGACGTTAACTGAACCAACAGCCGACACTGCAGTTACAGACATCGTTAACGACATCGAAATGCTGAACATATCAACGGCCACAGACAGTTTCATAGCGGACAGAGATGGCGAACTTAAAGAGACAGAATCGGGAGtcaaaaaaagcgaaaaagagGCATGGcaggaaaagataaaaaagctCGATCAAGAGACAGGAGAACCCAAAACTGTCAAATACAAAAGACTAAAAGACAAAACGACGCGTGGGCCAGCAAACCAAAACATCAACAAGTTGCTGCAACGGGCTCAGCAGCTGAAAATTGCTTACGAACAACAGATCTCAGAGgcgaaatcaaaaaaaacagcgatTACAACATCAATTAAAAACGCTATTTACGGAAAAGGACAGGAAGACTTCCAAGAAAAAGCACTTGACACCAACGACGCAAAAAACAACTGCGGAAAAGCGGCAGGCAGCGAAAACGTCGGTCAAAGCCTAAGCAACGACCTGGTGTGCCTTTGCATACCGGACCAAGGCGCGAACGGAAACGACTTGTGCGAACACGGGCTGCAACCAACAGCGGTAGCCGTAGCAAACCGAGGCAGCCAAACCACACCACAGTACACCACCATGGTCAACGGCTGCAAACTGCAGCATCGGAAAAGACAACTGACGCCATATTTAATAATCCAACGCCTCGCAGCGTTTGACAGCCTTTTGGGCAGACAAGCGCAAACAGCGACCACAGCAGCGGCGACAAGAACACTTGGCAAACCACACAGCGATGGAAACTGCGACAACAGCGCAACCCAGGGCATGTGCGTCAACTATAAGCAGCAAATAGAAACAGCAACCACAGGCATCCCATGGGTAGCACAACTAACCCAAGCCGCCCATGATTTAACAGCAATGAACAAAGCAACAGAACATGCGGCAGCCATCAAGACACAACTGGAGAGCATTCAAGCGAGTGCTTGGGCTGTCTACGCAGCGGCGGTAAACACCGAGCTCAACCAACGGCACCCAAAGCAAAACGAACAACCGATACAAGCAACAACAGTCAACGACAACAAGTGCAAGCCAACAAACGCAACTCCTGCCGAATGCCCAAGCGACCATTGCGTTTATGACGATAAAGCAACAGATGGTAacaaatgcaaacctaaaccaggaacagaaaccacagcagcagcaggaacaggagagacaCCAAAAGAGGGAGCAGCTGCAACTGGGTGTGTAGCACACAAAGATAAAACCacttgtgaaaatgacaaaacaggcgacaagcaaaattgtgcatggagaaggggaaaagataGTGAGCCTGaccgagaaaaagaaatgtgcctTGATTCCAGTTCTCTTGTCAATAAGAAGTTGGAtctgatggctgctgcttttgtgagctTGGTAAAATTTTAGAATTATAAGTATTTTGGgtcaattttataaaatttatgaaactttCTAAATTTGATAAAATTTTCACTATTGCTTTTAACAATTTGCAAATTGATCAAAAGTTTTAATTGTTATTCAAATGTGAAATACGAAAATATGCTACGAAAGTGAAATATCAGATCAAGGTGGTATAGTTATATGGTATGAGAAATTAGCGTTATTATAATTTggttttttgtattttgtttgctttatgGATACTAGTTATGGTTttataaataataaagatggtaataataacaataataataatgatactaAGAGagttttgtgagtgtgtatatactaatattataataagaatgATGTTGAGGACGAAACGGACAGAGACGAAAAAGCACTTAAAACAGTGCTGAAGATGTAATGGGAGTACATGAGTTAGAAAAAGCTTTGAGAAGCGACCAGCTATATTATTAGACAAAATGCAGAGAGGGGATGTATCATACGCATTGCGAAGAAAATACGTAATGATAGATCATCATAAGAAAGAATATGGTGGCAGAAATCATCAAGTGGAACAGCGTAGTAAATGGACCAAATGTAGTTACTGCCTTTTACGTAACAGAAGCAGAAGGAGATGCTTCTGCCTAAAGCCCCAGTAAAGACCGGCGACAAAGGAATGAGAATGCGCGCATATGACACAATGGAGGATATCTATGAAGCGGGTTCAATCAGCGGTGATACTCCTGGAACTCCTAGTGGCGTACTGAAAGGACGCTAACCTCTTTCAAGAGCGAATGATAAATATAATTGCTTTTACTGACGAAGGGGTAAAGGCACAATTTTA
This window encodes:
- a CDS encoding variant surface glycoprotein (GPI-Anchor Signal predicted for Tb09.354.0180 by DGPI v2.04 with cleavage site probability 2.4940002 near 486), yielding MIYIVLLALFALPKAVSPAANQNAAEYRALCDLIALKESISTLTEPTADTAVTDIVNDIEMLNISTATDSFIADRDGELKETESGVKKSEKEAWQEKIKKLDQETGEPKTVKYKRLKDKTTRGPANQNINKLLQRAQQLKIAYEQQISEAKSKKTAITTSIKNAIYGKGQEDFQEKALDTNDAKNNCGKAAGSENVGQSLSNDLVCLCIPDQGANGNDLCEHGLQPTAVAVANRGSQTTPQYTTMVNGCKLQHRKRQLTPYLIIQRLAAFDSLLGRQAQTATTAAATRTLGKPHSDGNCDNSATQGMCVNYKQQIETATTGIPWVAQLTQAAHDLTAMNKATEHAAAIKTQLESIQASAWAVYAAAVNTELNQRHPKQNEQPIQATTVNDNKCKPTNATPAECPSDHCVYDDKATDGNKCKPKPGTETTAAAGTGETPKEGAAATGCVAHKDKTTCENDKTGDKQNCAWRRGKDSEPDREKEMCLDSSSLVNKKLDLMAAAFVSLVKF